Genomic DNA from Desulfuromonadales bacterium:
GATGGTTAGGATTCTTGACGAGTTGAAAAAATTGAACTGAAGCCGGGAGCGGGTCGGCAACCGGCTCGCTGCCTCCGGCGATTTACAGCACGGCCCGCGGCCGGGCCAAGGAAAGGAGAGACCATCTTGTCCAAGGAATCGACCGTCACCGTACGGATGTTCGGCGTCCTGCACACGCTCCGCAAGGGGAGCGGCCTGGCCTCTATCGCCGAGGTCCTTGTCCCCGCCGAGGGACGCCGGGCCCGGGACATCGCCCGCGAGCTCGACCTGCCTCTCGACAAAATCGAGGGGGTATTCGTCAACGCCATTGTCTACGACATCGACCACCTCATTCTTCCCGGCGACCGGGTCGCTTTTGTCCCGACGGGGGTTCCCGGTCCGCATCGCTTCATGCTGGGCGTCCACCGGGCCGGACAGGCCAGGGGGAACGAAGACTGAAGGCCGAAGCCTGGAGCAGAGAAGTCGCGGCAAGGAGCGCTGAGGAGGCCCGGGAAGTTTTCGCTGCCACCTGTTGACAAAGCGGAAATCGGCGTTAATTTGGTCTCGGAAACCGCTGATTTGTCGAGTTGATGGCCGGAAGTGCGCTTGCTTTCGAAAGGAGAAGTCTCATGAGTCAGGTGTCTTGCAGGTGGATTTTTCCATTCGTGCTCTTCCTGCTGCTGTCCCTCGCGGCCTGTGTCAGGGGCAAGGGCCAGACTCCTGCCGCTCCGGCAGAATCAGCGAAAACCGAAAAAGCGCCTCCCGCCCGGGCGGCGGCTGCCTTGAAGCCGACCGAGGGCAACAAGGCAACCGGCAAAGTCTCCTTCATTTCCCAAAATGGGGGGCTACGGGTCGTCGCGGATATCGAGGGTCTGACGCCGGGCAAGCATGGCTTCCATATCCACCAAACCGGCGACTGCAGTGCTCCGGACGCCTCTTCGGCGGGCGGGCATTTCAATCCGGGCAACACCCCGCACGGCGCTCCGGAAAGCCCTCCTGCGAAGCGCCACGCGGGCGACCTGGGGAATCTGGAGGCCAATGCGGAAGGCAAGGCGCATTACGAGATGGTGGATCCGGTCCTCTCTCTGGGCGGCCCGAACTCTATCGTGGGCAAATCCGTCATCGTGCATGCCCAACCCGATGACCTGAGCACGCAGCCGACCGGAAACGCGGGTCCGCGGCAGGCCTGCGGCGTCATTCGGAGCGGGGAATAGTCCCCATCCCGCCGCAAGACCGGGCCGGCCCCTTTGTCTTTCTGTTACCCTCTAAGGCTGCGGTAGCTGCTGCAGCTCTGCCGGCGACAGGCCCTGCACATACTCCAGCATTCCCCGCAGGGTGTTGCCGAGGAAAACGCGTTCGCGGGCGAAGATGTCGGACGGCAATTGCGTGATGTTTCGGTAAACCTCGTCCTGCTCCAGCAGCCAGCTGAAGAACACCTCTTCGCGCCGGGACTCCGGCATCGCCGCAGTTGCAGCCACCCCCTGGACCCACAGAAGGAGCTGGCGGCGGCCGATCTGCAAATGCTCCAGCGCATTGTCGACCTGGCCGTAATGGGCGAAGACCATGCGGCGGGGCGCCAGGGCGATCATCCGGTCGATGGAATCGAGGGCGACCTCCAGGAGGAAACGCGGCGGGGTGGCGGGGCGCATGTAAATCCCCTTGGGAACCTCGCTGCGCACCCCGGCCACCTCGCCGGCGAAGAGCAGATCGCCCAGCAGGTAGCAGCAGTGGTGCTGGGCATGTCCCGGCGTGAGAAAGGCGCGCCCGCCGGTCTCGCCGATTTTCTCTGCAAAGCCGATCTTTTCCTGCGGAACCGGCATAATCTCCCCGTACGCTTCGGCCAGTCCCCCCAGCACCTTGCGCGACCCCTGCCAGAGCTTCTCCGGCGCGATCAGGTGCCGGATCCCCTCGGGATGACAGATCACCCGCGTTTCGGGGAATTCGCGCAGCAGGGCACCCGTGCCGCCGGCATGGTCGATGTGGATGTGGGTCAGCAGCACGTAGTCGATGCGTTCGACGCCCAGCCGGCGCAGTTCGCGAAGCAGATAAGGGATGGTCGATAGCGGCCCCGGGTCGACGAGGAGAGTGAAGCCGTCTCCCCGGCAGAGCCAGGCGCTGATGAATGTGCGAAAGCCTTCAAGGGCCGGCTGGTCGAGGTCGATGCAGACCAGGTTGTCGAGGTTCATGCAATCCCCTTGCAGAGTGTTGTACACGCCGATATCCGGCCCCGTTCGGGCCGCTCGCGGTTCTGATTGTGGCGTGGTGAAAAGCGGTTTGTCAACGTCCGATGTGCGGATTGCGGGGCACCTGGAAGCTTGATGGATGTCCTTGCGTCTACCGGCAGGTGCTATAATTCCTCCAGATAAACTCCCGGCATATCCCCGGAAAGGAGGACCGATCAGATGAAAGCCAAAGCACTTTTTTCCGTTCTGGCCTTGTGCACGGCCTGCCTCTGCCTGGCGGCATCGGGAGCTGCGGTGCGCATCGAGGAGTGGGACGTCCCCACGCCCCGCTCCTTTCCCCACGATCCGGCCGTTGCCCCGGATGGGGCGCTGTGGTACACGGGGATGCGCGCCAATACCCTCGGGCGGCTCGATCCGCAGAGCGGGCAGGTGCGCGAGTACCCGCTGAAGACTCCCGATTCCGGCCCCCATGGGCTGGTGGCCGACCGGCAGGGAAACATCTGGTTTACCGCCAACGCCAGGGGGTACATCGGCAAGCTCGACCCGGGCACCGGCGAGGTGACCGAGTATCCCATGCCCGACCCGGCCGCCGACGACCCGCACACTCTGGTATTCGACGCTGGCGGGATC
This window encodes:
- a CDS encoding MoaD/ThiS family protein → MSKESTVTVRMFGVLHTLRKGSGLASIAEVLVPAEGRRARDIARELDLPLDKIEGVFVNAIVYDIDHLILPGDRVAFVPTGVPGPHRFMLGVHRAGQARGNED
- a CDS encoding superoxide dismutase family protein; protein product: MSQVSCRWIFPFVLFLLLSLAACVRGKGQTPAAPAESAKTEKAPPARAAAALKPTEGNKATGKVSFISQNGGLRVVADIEGLTPGKHGFHIHQTGDCSAPDASSAGGHFNPGNTPHGAPESPPAKRHAGDLGNLEANAEGKAHYEMVDPVLSLGGPNSIVGKSVIVHAQPDDLSTQPTGNAGPRQACGVIRSGE
- a CDS encoding MBL fold metallo-hydrolase, giving the protein MNLDNLVCIDLDQPALEGFRTFISAWLCRGDGFTLLVDPGPLSTIPYLLRELRRLGVERIDYVLLTHIHIDHAGGTGALLREFPETRVICHPEGIRHLIAPEKLWQGSRKVLGGLAEAYGEIMPVPQEKIGFAEKIGETGGRAFLTPGHAQHHCCYLLGDLLFAGEVAGVRSEVPKGIYMRPATPPRFLLEVALDSIDRMIALAPRRMVFAHYGQVDNALEHLQIGRRQLLLWVQGVAATAAMPESRREEVFFSWLLEQDEVYRNITQLPSDIFARERVFLGNTLRGMLEYVQGLSPAELQQLPQP